Proteins from a single region of Bombus vancouverensis nearcticus chromosome 5, iyBomVanc1_principal, whole genome shotgun sequence:
- the mRpS18B gene encoding mitochondrial ribosomal protein S18B codes for MPLVLNKLQFAASLLRSNLTPKVIPVKFIHPTFIKYDNDINDEPVPISKDRTKVIPVEISMKYLKSSAYKKTYGEYPVWKYYRRNFKAQIPPQKTRRTCIRGGVISTGSPCPICRDEYLILDYRNIDLLKQFISEHSGEILSYNYTGICQKAYKDLCVAVMKAKEYGLLSYDVPFRYYDYSEWKN; via the exons atgccATTAGTATTGAATAAATTGCAATTTGCTGCATCTCTTTTACGAAGTAATTTAACTCCGAAA GTTATACCCGTGAAATTTATACATCctacatttataaaatatgataaCGATATTAATGATGAACCAGTTCCTATTTCAAAAGATAGAACTAAAGTTATTCCTGTAGAAATTAGCATGAAATATCTAAAAAGTAGTG CTTATAAGAAAACCTACGGAGAGTATCCTGTTTggaaatattatagaagaaatTTCAAAGCTCAAATTCCTCCCCAAAAAACACGAAGGACTTGCATT AGAGGTGGTGTAATTTCTACTGGTAGCCCATGTCCCATATGTAGGGATGAATATCTAATTCTTGATTATCGCAATATTGATTTGTTAAAACAATTTATTTCTGAACATAGTGGAGAAATTTTAAGTTACAA TTATACTGGTATATGTCAAAAGGCTTATAAAGATCTATGTGTAGCAGTAATGAAAGCGAAAGAATATGGTTTACTTTCATATGATGTTCCCTTTAGATATTACGATTACTCAGAATGgaaaaattaa
- the Pyroxd1 gene encoding pyridine nucleotide-disulfide oxidoreductase domain 1 — translation MDKEEINCTFAIVGGGIAGVSCAKSIAFLVPEEKIILITASPLIKAVTNIVPLSKTLMQFDIEEKDTAVLMEAHDSLKIINDFVIQIDSLNKQVQTRNGRIINYKMLCLCNGARPKLIEEHNNFILGIRDTESVLQFSQKIKNSRRIVIVGNGGIATELVNEVDGVEMIWVIKDKHISATFVDPGAAEFFMDKVYKTDPCTNTNASSLTKRMRYTVSNTSVVTGGPALGPDWHNNFDVKGTFLKSAKVQIEYECEIIKILSKSEQKEVDPMEEWSIYVELTNGKIIGCDFVVSATGVIPNSDIVGLEDIKKSEDGGLLVDWKLETSKQDIYAAGDVCSAGWELAKHWFQMRLWTQAHQMGRYAAKSMVSKLKNEEFLQDFCFELFTHVTKFFGYKVVLLGLYNGQKLDNNYEILLRMTQGTEYIKLILENGKMQGAVLIGDTDLEEMCENLILNQLDLSIYGEDLLNPDIDIEDYFD, via the coding sequence ATggataaagaagaaataaacTGTACGTTTGCAATAGTAGGTGGAGGTATAGCAGGAGTATCCTGTGCTAAAAGTATAGCCTTTCTTGTTCCGGAGGAAAAAATCATCCTAATTACAGCAAGTCCCTTAATAAAAGCAGTTACAAATATAGTTCCACTTAGTAAAACATTAATGCAGTTTGATATAGAAGAAAAGGACACAGCAGTTTTGATGGAAGCACATGattcattaaaaattattaatgattTTGTAATACAAATAGATAGCTTAAATAAACAAGTGCAAACTAGAAATGGAAGAATTATAAACTATAAAATGTTATGTCTCTGTAATGGTGCTAGACCAAAACTGATAGAAGaacataataattttatactaGGGATAAGAGATACAGAATCAGTTCTCCAATTTtctcaaaaaataaaaaattcaagaaGAATTGTAATAGTTGGAAATGGAGGTATTGCTACTGAACTTGTGAATGAAGTAGATGGTGTTGAAATGATATGGGTAATTAAAGATAAACATATTTCTGCAACATTTGTTGATCCTGGGGCTGCAGAATTTTTTATGGATAAGGTATACAAAACTGATCCATGTACAAATACTAATGCTAGTTCATTAACTAAAAGAATGAGGTACACTGTCTCTAATACATCAGTTGTAACAGGTGGACCAGCTCTAGGTCCAGATTGGCATAATAATTTTGATGTAAAAGGTACTTTCCTTAAATCTGCAAAAGTACAAATAGAATATGAATGTGAGATCATTAAAATTCTTAGTAAATCAGAACAAAAGGAAGTTGATCCCATGGAAGAATGGTCCATATATGTTGAATTAACAAATGGAAAAATTATTGGCTGTGACTTTGTTGTATCAGCAACAGGTGTAATACCAAATTCTGATATAGTAGGTTTGGAGGATATAAAAAAAAGTGAAGATGGGGGGCTGCTGGTAGATTGGAAATTGGAAACTTCAAAACAAGATATATATGCCGCTGGAGATGTGTGTAGTGCAGGGTGGGAATTAGCAAAACATTGGTTTCAAATGAGGCTGTGGACTCAAGCACATCAAATGGGACGGTATGCGGCAAAATCAATGgtttctaaattaaaaaatgaagaatTTTTGCAAGATTTCTGTTTTGAACTTTTCACCCACGTAACTAAGTTTTTTGGTTACAAAGTAGTTTTACTTGGTTTGTATAATGGACAAAAGTTGGATAACAATTATGAGATATTGTTACGAATGACCCAGGGAACAGAATACATAAAACTTATCCTAGAAAATGGTAAAATGCAAGGAGCGGTATTAATTGGAGACACTGATTTAGAAGAAATGTGCGAAAACTTAATACTTAATCAATTGGATTTAAGTATTTATGGAGAAGATTTACTAAATCCTGATATTGATATCGAAGATTATTTTGATTAA